One window of the Pantoea alfalfae genome contains the following:
- the rfbC gene encoding dTDP-4-dehydrorhamnose 3,5-epimerase → MKIIDTKIPDVKIIEPKVFGDERGFFLESFNQSIFDNAVGRHVDFVQDNHSMSKKGVLRGLHYQLAPHAQGKLVRCVEGEVFDVAVDIRRSSETFGQWVGVHLSAENNRQLWIPEGFAHGFITLSDRVQFIYKTTNYYAPQSERSILWNDPQINIEWPEVEEMTLSGKDKDGVLLNNAETFN, encoded by the coding sequence ATGAAGATTATTGATACTAAAATTCCTGATGTAAAAATCATTGAGCCAAAAGTGTTTGGTGATGAGCGTGGTTTTTTCCTGGAAAGCTTCAATCAGTCAATTTTTGATAATGCCGTTGGTCGACATGTCGACTTTGTTCAGGACAATCACTCAATGTCCAAAAAAGGCGTGTTGAGAGGCCTTCATTACCAACTTGCCCCTCATGCCCAGGGTAAACTTGTGCGCTGCGTTGAAGGGGAAGTATTTGATGTAGCTGTAGATATCAGACGTTCATCAGAAACATTTGGACAATGGGTCGGCGTACATTTAAGCGCTGAAAACAACCGTCAGCTCTGGATTCCAGAAGGCTTTGCTCATGGTTTCATCACACTTTCGGATCGTGTACAGTTTATTTATAAAACCACAAATTATTATGCGCCACAGTCAGAAAGAAGCATTTTGTGGAATGATCCGCAGATAAATATTGAATGGCCTGAAGTTGAAGAAATGACTTTGTCTGGCAAAGATAAAGATGGCGTATTGCTCAATAACGCAGAAACTTTCAATTGA
- a CDS encoding glycosyltransferase family 2 protein — MDKKTRTAVLLCSYNGSQYIRQQIDSIINQTETEWTVFVSDDGSTDGTLDILKYYQEKLGRERFVIIDGPGKGFAWNFISLLEKCGDAFDYYAFSDQDDEWMPDKLSRSISVLSGYKHNVPSVYCGRTSLVDENGHHLGESPLFSKPPSFKNALIQSIAGGNTMILNRAGRNIINKTPIDVRIISHDWWIYIVITAIGGNIFYDPKPSINYRQHTNNIVGSNLGWLARFKRISGLMDGHFKMWIDSNIYALNKADVNITPENRFILESFNEARNSNLFKRLYLFRKLGMYRQTLLGTLGLYVAIVLKKL; from the coding sequence ATGGATAAAAAAACGCGTACCGCAGTCCTTTTATGCTCTTACAATGGCAGTCAATATATAAGACAGCAAATTGATTCAATTATAAATCAGACTGAAACCGAATGGACGGTATTTGTTTCGGATGATGGATCAACTGACGGAACTCTTGATATATTGAAATATTATCAGGAGAAGTTAGGCCGTGAGCGTTTTGTCATAATCGATGGTCCAGGCAAAGGATTTGCCTGGAATTTTATATCGTTGCTGGAAAAATGTGGTGATGCTTTTGATTATTATGCATTCAGCGATCAAGATGATGAATGGATGCCAGACAAATTATCAAGGAGCATATCAGTTTTATCTGGTTATAAACATAATGTTCCTTCAGTTTATTGTGGACGAACTTCATTGGTCGATGAGAATGGTCATCATTTGGGTGAGTCTCCCCTATTCAGTAAGCCGCCATCGTTCAAAAATGCCCTTATCCAAAGTATAGCTGGCGGCAATACGATGATCTTAAATCGGGCAGGTAGAAATATTATTAATAAAACCCCCATAGATGTAAGAATTATATCTCACGATTGGTGGATATATATAGTTATTACAGCAATAGGTGGTAATATTTTCTACGATCCGAAACCATCAATTAATTATCGGCAACATACTAATAATATTGTTGGCTCGAATCTAGGCTGGCTGGCCAGATTTAAACGCATTTCGGGTCTTATGGACGGGCATTTTAAGATGTGGATAGATTCCAATATCTACGCTTTGAATAAAGCAGACGTAAATATCACCCCGGAGAATAGATTTATTCTTGAAAGCTTTAATGAGGCCAGGAATAGTAATTTATTTAAAAGACTGTATTTATTCAGAAAGTTAGGCATGTACCGTCAGACTTTATTAGGTACGTTAGGTCTATATGTTGCCATTGTCCTGAAGAAATTATAA